Proteins from one Terriglobia bacterium genomic window:
- a CDS encoding hemerythrin domain-containing protein, which translates to MKTSRRDFLIGTSTVAGSSLLVPLSALAQQKAPKKAAKKKEEADEDVSTNEDLMREHGVLNRVLLIYDEALRRIQANEKFDPAVVTNAAGIIKSFIEDYHEKLEEDHIFPRFEQAGKLIELTTNLRAQHAMGRRVTERIMAAAKGNDNETLRTSLAAFNRMYRPHEAREDTVLFPALHKVVSKHEYDAMGEQFEGIERKTFGGDGFDMAVDKVTELEKQFGIYDIAQFTPSLPPAK; encoded by the coding sequence ATGAAAACATCACGCCGCGATTTTCTGATTGGAACTTCCACTGTAGCCGGATCTTCCCTGTTAGTGCCGCTTTCAGCGCTGGCTCAACAGAAAGCTCCCAAAAAAGCCGCTAAGAAAAAAGAGGAAGCAGACGAAGACGTTTCCACCAACGAAGACCTGATGCGCGAGCATGGAGTGCTCAATCGCGTTCTGCTGATTTACGACGAAGCTCTCCGCCGCATACAAGCCAATGAAAAATTCGACCCAGCTGTTGTGACCAACGCGGCCGGCATCATCAAGAGCTTTATTGAGGATTACCACGAGAAGCTGGAAGAAGATCATATTTTTCCCCGCTTTGAACAGGCGGGCAAATTGATTGAGTTGACCACAAACCTGCGGGCGCAGCACGCTATGGGACGGCGTGTGACGGAAAGAATCATGGCCGCGGCAAAGGGCAATGACAACGAGACGCTTCGCACGTCGCTGGCTGCCTTCAACCGCATGTATCGGCCACATGAGGCGCGTGAAGATACAGTGCTCTTCCCGGCGTTGCACAAAGTGGTGAGCAAACATGAGTATGACGCCATGGGCGAGCAGTTTGAGGGCATTGAGCGCAAGACCTTTGGCGGCGACGGCTTTGATATGGCTGTGGACAAGGTAACCGAACTGGAAAAACAATTCGGCATCTACGATATTGCCCAGTTCACGCCGTCGCTCCCACCGGCTAAATGA
- a CDS encoding sulfite exporter TauE/SafE family protein yields MTAALLFVAAILGGAIAALSGFGIGSVLTPLLALSVGTKEAVVAVSIPHLLATSIRFWNLRHKIDRHLLKNFGIASAGGGLLGAWLGSRFSSPALAYILGGLLVFAGFMGLTGLSKKMRFGKKIAWLGGALSGLLGGLVGNQGGVRSAAMLGFNLEAKTFVATATAIALIVDGARMPIYFFTSPETVHRLAASIAIMAAGVIIGTLAGGRVLARIPENYFRRLVSLLIFALGIVMLSSVGK; encoded by the coding sequence ATGACAGCGGCACTGCTCTTTGTTGCGGCGATTCTGGGTGGCGCGATTGCTGCGCTGTCCGGCTTCGGTATCGGCAGTGTGCTGACGCCGCTGCTCGCCTTGAGTGTGGGGACCAAGGAAGCGGTGGTCGCGGTGTCGATACCGCACCTGCTGGCCACCAGCATTCGCTTCTGGAACTTGCGCCACAAGATCGACCGCCATCTGCTCAAGAATTTTGGCATTGCCAGTGCTGGTGGCGGTTTGCTGGGCGCATGGCTGGGCTCGCGCTTCAGCAGTCCTGCTCTGGCTTACATTCTTGGTGGACTCTTGGTGTTTGCCGGATTCATGGGGCTCACCGGACTCTCAAAGAAAATGCGCTTTGGCAAAAAAATAGCCTGGCTTGGCGGCGCGCTCTCAGGATTGCTTGGCGGACTCGTCGGCAACCAGGGCGGCGTCCGTTCCGCGGCCATGCTCGGATTCAATCTTGAAGCCAAGACTTTTGTCGCCACGGCCACGGCGATCGCGCTGATTGTCGATGGAGCGCGCATGCCAATCTACTTCTTTACCAGCCCGGAAACCGTGCATAGACTAGCAGCTTCAATCGCAATTATGGCAGCCGGCGTCATCATTGGAACGTTGGCCGGAGGGCGGGTTCTGGCACGCATTCCTGAAAATTATTTCAGGCGGCTGGTTTCGTTACTGATATTTGCCCTGGGAATTGTCATGCTGAGCAGCGTGGGGAAGTAA